From one Pseudactinotalea sp. HY158 genomic stretch:
- a CDS encoding IS1380 family transposase, whose translation MQLSHVSSVRFDDPNLVGVAGLVPVMALAERAGLSALVGEHLSLSGAGSANPGAKVLALVAGMTAGADSIDDMDLLRHGGMGKLFQDARAPSTLGTFLRAFTFGHVRQLDAIASRFLTRLAGQAPVLAGADQIAYVDIDDTIKETYGYAKQGAGYGYNKVKGLNALIATVATPVAAPVIVGTRLRRGPANSARGAGKFVADALATARTAGAGGVVILRADSAYYSREVAAAAGRAGAHFSLTARMNPAITAAITSIDEQAWTPIRYPNAIWDEDEARLISDAQVAEIPFTAFTSRPKAEHITARLIVRRVKRLNPAATRAGQDELFATYRYHAVFTDSPRSMLEAEKAHRAHAIIEGVHADLRASALAHAPSGKFTANAAWLVLAAIAFNLTRAAGALASLFHARATTATIREHLIRIPARLARSARRLTMHLPRNWAHQDPWEALYVAACGPPPAPRT comes from the coding sequence TGAGCATCTGAGTCTGTCGGGTGCGGGCAGCGCGAATCCCGGGGCGAAGGTGTTGGCGCTGGTCGCGGGCATGACGGCCGGGGCCGACTCCATCGATGACATGGACCTGTTGCGCCACGGCGGGATGGGCAAATTGTTCCAGGATGCGCGTGCGCCCTCGACGCTGGGCACGTTCCTACGCGCGTTCACCTTCGGGCATGTCCGCCAGCTCGACGCGATCGCCTCCCGCTTCCTGACCCGCCTGGCCGGGCAGGCCCCGGTGCTGGCCGGTGCCGATCAGATCGCCTACGTCGATATCGACGACACGATCAAGGAGACCTACGGGTACGCCAAGCAGGGCGCCGGGTACGGCTACAACAAGGTCAAGGGCCTCAACGCGCTGATCGCGACCGTGGCCACCCCGGTGGCCGCCCCGGTGATCGTCGGCACGCGGCTACGCCGGGGCCCGGCCAACTCCGCGCGCGGGGCGGGCAAGTTCGTCGCCGACGCCCTCGCCACCGCCCGGACGGCCGGCGCCGGCGGGGTGGTGATCCTGCGCGCCGATTCGGCCTACTACAGCCGTGAGGTGGCCGCCGCGGCGGGCCGGGCCGGTGCCCACTTCTCGTTGACCGCGCGGATGAACCCGGCGATCACGGCCGCCATCACCAGCATCGACGAGCAAGCCTGGACCCCGATCCGGTACCCGAACGCGATCTGGGACGAAGACGAGGCCCGGCTGATCTCCGATGCCCAGGTCGCCGAGATCCCCTTCACCGCGTTCACCTCCCGTCCCAAGGCCGAGCACATCACGGCACGGCTGATCGTGCGCCGCGTCAAACGCCTCAACCCCGCAGCCACCAGGGCCGGGCAGGACGAACTGTTCGCCACCTACCGGTACCACGCCGTCTTCACCGACTCGCCCCGGAGCATGCTCGAGGCCGAGAAGGCCCACCGCGCCCACGCGATCATCGAGGGCGTCCACGCCGATCTACGCGCCTCGGCCCTGGCCCACGCACCCTCGGGCAAGTTCACCGCGAACGCGGCCTGGCTCGTTCTGGCCGCGATCGCGTTCAACCTCACCCGCGCCGCCGGGGCCCTGGCCTCCCTCTTCCACGCCCGGGCCACCACCGCGACCATCCGAGAACACCTCATCCGCATCCCCGCCCGGCTCGCCCGCTCGGCACGACGGCTGACCATGCACCTACCCCGGAACTGGGCCCACCAAGACCCCTGGGAAGCGCTCTATGTCGCTGCCTGCGGGCCACCCCCAGCCCCGAGGACCTGA